The following are encoded together in the Pseudomonas xantholysinigenes genome:
- the fliE gene encoding flagellar hook-basal body complex protein FliE — translation MTQGVEFNRLMLDMRAMQADAMSLPKVAAAPELAPGQSSFADMLGQAIGKVHETQQASTQLANAFEIGKSGVDLTDVMIASQKASVSFQALTQVRNKLVQAYQDIMQMPV, via the coding sequence ATGACCCAAGGTGTTGAATTCAATCGTCTGATGTTGGACATGCGCGCCATGCAGGCCGATGCCATGTCCCTGCCCAAGGTGGCTGCCGCGCCTGAGCTGGCGCCGGGGCAGAGCAGCTTCGCCGACATGCTCGGCCAGGCCATAGGCAAGGTGCATGAGACGCAGCAGGCGTCCACCCAGCTGGCCAACGCCTTCGAAATCGGCAAGAGCGGCGTCGACCTGACCGACGTGATGATCGCCTCGCAGAAAGCCTCCGTGTCGTTCCAGGCCTTGACCCAGGTGCGCAACAAGCTGGTACAGGCGTACCAGGACATCATGCAGATGCCGGTATAA
- a CDS encoding sigma-54-dependent transcriptional regulator: protein MSIKVLLVEDDRVLRQALADTLEIGGFAHRAVGSAEEALQVVGEEAFGLVVSDVNMPGMDGHQLLAQLRRQHPQLPVLLMTAHAAVERAVDAMRQGAADYLVKPFEPKALLSLVARHAVGAAEDEGPVACEPASRQLLELAVRVARSDSTVLISGESGTGKEVLARYIHQQSPRAGQAFVAINCAAIPDNMLEATLFGHEKGAFTGAIAAQAGKFEQADGGTLLLDEISEMPLGLQAKLLRVLQEREVERVGGRKPIALDIRVLATTNRDLAAEVAAGRFREDLFYRLSVFPMAWQALRERPGDILPLAERLLARHVAKMRHAQVSLSADARACLQAYAWPGNVRELDNALQRALILQQGGVIEAADFCLAGVIPLSSSKVATISPLCVDQGAETGGLEDDMRRHEFQTIIDTLRVERGRRKEAAERLGISPRTLRYKLAQMRDAGFDVEASLFG from the coding sequence ATGAGTATCAAGGTGCTGCTGGTCGAGGATGACCGGGTATTGCGTCAGGCCCTGGCTGACACCCTGGAAATCGGCGGGTTCGCTCATCGCGCCGTCGGCAGTGCCGAGGAGGCGTTGCAGGTGGTGGGGGAGGAGGCCTTCGGCCTGGTGGTCAGCGATGTGAACATGCCGGGCATGGACGGCCATCAACTGCTGGCGCAGTTGCGCCGCCAGCACCCGCAGTTGCCGGTGTTGCTGATGACTGCCCATGCCGCGGTGGAGCGGGCGGTCGACGCCATGCGCCAGGGCGCCGCCGATTACCTGGTCAAGCCGTTCGAACCCAAGGCCCTGCTCAGCCTGGTGGCGCGTCATGCCGTGGGCGCTGCCGAGGATGAAGGGCCGGTGGCTTGCGAGCCGGCCAGCCGGCAGCTGTTGGAGTTGGCGGTGCGGGTCGCGCGCAGCGATTCCACGGTATTGATTTCCGGTGAGTCGGGCACCGGCAAGGAAGTGCTCGCCCGTTACATTCACCAGCAGTCGCCGCGGGCCGGCCAGGCTTTCGTGGCGATCAACTGCGCCGCGATCCCCGACAACATGCTCGAGGCCACGCTGTTTGGCCATGAAAAAGGTGCCTTCACCGGCGCTATTGCGGCCCAGGCCGGCAAGTTCGAGCAGGCCGATGGCGGCACCTTGTTGCTCGACGAGATTTCCGAAATGCCGCTGGGCCTGCAGGCCAAGCTGCTGCGCGTGTTGCAGGAGCGCGAGGTGGAGCGGGTCGGTGGGCGCAAGCCTATCGCCCTGGATATCCGCGTGCTGGCAACCACCAACCGCGACCTGGCTGCCGAGGTGGCGGCTGGGCGCTTCCGCGAAGACCTGTTCTACCGACTGTCGGTGTTCCCCATGGCCTGGCAGGCGTTGCGCGAGCGTCCCGGTGACATCCTGCCGCTGGCCGAGCGCCTGCTGGCCCGGCATGTAGCGAAGATGCGGCACGCCCAGGTCAGCTTGTCCGCCGATGCCCGTGCCTGCCTGCAGGCCTACGCCTGGCCGGGGAACGTGCGTGAACTGGACAACGCCCTGCAGCGCGCGCTGATTCTGCAGCAAGGTGGTGTCATCGAAGCGGCGGATTTCTGTCTGGCGGGCGTCATTCCATTGTCGTCGTCGAAAGTGGCCACTATTTCGCCATTATGCGTCGATCAGGGCGCAGAGACAGGGGGCTTGGAGGATGACATGCGTCGCCATGAATTCCAGACGATCATCGACACCCTGCGTGTCGAGCGCGGGCGTCGCAAGGAGGCCGCCGAACGCTTGGGCATCAGCCCGCGCACGCTGCGCTACAAGCTGGCGCAGATGCGTGACGCCGGTTTCGATGTCGAGGCCAGCCTGTTCGGCTGA
- a CDS encoding sensor histidine kinase, with protein sequence MPQAAHRSPAPDSRGHTPLEQESRQGLEQAFALFDQVSSQLSQSYNLLEARVSELKGELAVVSGQRMAELDEKERLANRLQNLLDLLPGGVIVIDADGYVREANPAACELLGEPLIGLLWRQVIARSFAPREDDGHEVSLRDGRRLSIATRSLDAEPGQLVLLNDLTETRRLQDQLARHQRLSSLGRMVASLAHQIRTPLSAAMLYASHLADPDQALPTETRQRFAGSLKERLHELEHQVRDMLVFARGELPLNDRVSPKALFQALQQAAQLHVQGHAVRWQCDSHLGELLCNRDTLVGALLNLIENALQASAEPARLKVHLMRRGSAVHLCVSDAGSGIDEQLLARLGEPFLTTKATGTGLGLAVVQAVVRAHRGELRLRSRVGRGTCVTVILPLIDAREEG encoded by the coding sequence ATGCCCCAGGCCGCCCACCGTTCCCCAGCCCCCGATTCGCGCGGGCACACCCCGCTCGAGCAGGAAAGCCGGCAGGGGCTTGAGCAGGCGTTCGCCCTGTTCGACCAGGTATCCAGCCAGTTGAGCCAGTCTTATAACCTGCTCGAGGCCCGGGTCAGTGAACTCAAGGGTGAGCTGGCGGTGGTCAGTGGCCAGCGCATGGCCGAGCTGGATGAGAAGGAACGCCTGGCCAATCGCTTGCAGAACCTGCTCGACCTGCTACCGGGCGGGGTGATCGTGATCGACGCCGACGGCTATGTGCGCGAGGCCAATCCGGCGGCCTGCGAGTTGCTCGGCGAACCGCTGATCGGGCTGCTCTGGCGGCAGGTGATTGCACGCAGCTTCGCGCCGCGCGAGGACGATGGCCATGAGGTGTCCCTGCGCGATGGCCGTCGCCTGTCGATTGCCACCCGCTCGCTGGACGCCGAGCCCGGGCAGTTGGTGTTGCTCAACGACCTGACTGAAACCCGTCGCCTGCAGGACCAGTTGGCGCGTCACCAGCGCCTGTCGTCGCTGGGGCGCATGGTGGCGTCGCTGGCTCACCAGATCCGCACGCCGTTGTCGGCCGCAATGCTCTATGCCAGTCACCTGGCCGACCCGGATCAGGCGCTGCCGACCGAAACCCGCCAGCGTTTCGCGGGCAGCCTCAAGGAGCGCCTGCATGAACTCGAGCACCAGGTGCGGGACATGCTGGTGTTCGCCCGGGGCGAGCTGCCGCTCAATGACCGGGTTAGCCCCAAGGCGCTGTTCCAGGCCTTGCAGCAGGCGGCCCAGCTCCATGTGCAGGGGCATGCGGTGCGCTGGCAGTGCGACAGCCACTTGGGCGAGTTGCTGTGTAACCGCGACACCCTGGTCGGTGCCTTGCTCAACCTCATCGAGAATGCCCTGCAGGCCAGTGCCGAACCGGCCCGCTTGAAGGTGCACCTGATGCGTCGTGGATCGGCCGTGCACCTGTGCGTCAGCGATGCCGGCAGCGGTATCGACGAGCAGTTGCTGGCACGCCTGGGCGAGCCGTTCCTGACCACCAAGGCCACCGGTACCGGCCTGGGGTTGGCGGTGGTGCAGGCAGTGGTGCGTGCCCATCGTGGTGAATTGCGCCTGCGTTCCAGGGTGGGGCGCGGCACGTGCGTGACCGTGATCCTGCCGTTGATCGACGCGCGGGAGGAGGGGTAA
- the fleQ gene encoding transcriptional regulator FleQ, with protein sequence MWRETKILLIDDDSERRRDLAVVLNFLGEENLSCSSQDWQQVVEGLSSSREVLCVLIGTVNAPASVLGLLKTVAGWDEFLPVLLLGEISSAEFPEDLRRRVLSNLEMPPSYSQLLDSLHRAQVYREMYDQARERGRQREPNLFRSLVGTSRAIQHVRQMMQQVADTDASVLILGESGTGKEVVARNLHYHSKRREAPFVPVNCGAIPAELLESELFGHEKGAFTGAITSRAGRFELANGGTLFLDEIGDMPLPMQVKLLRVLQERTFERVGSNKTQSIDVRIIAATHKNLETMIEDGTFREDLYYRLNVFPIEMAPLRERVEDIPLLMNELISRMEHEKRGSIRFNSASIMSLCRHGWPGNVRELANLVERMAIMHPYGVIGVAELPKKFRYVDDEDEQLVDSLRSDLEERVAINGHTPNFASHAMLPPEGLDLKDYLGSLEQGLIQQALDDANGIVARAAERLRIRRTTLVEKMRKYGMSRQGGEDQADD encoded by the coding sequence ATGTGGCGTGAAACCAAGATTCTCCTGATCGATGACGACAGCGAACGCCGCCGCGATCTGGCGGTGGTCCTGAATTTTCTCGGCGAAGAAAACCTTTCTTGCTCCAGCCAGGACTGGCAGCAGGTGGTCGAAGGTTTGTCTTCCAGCCGTGAAGTGCTGTGCGTCCTGATCGGGACCGTAAATGCACCAGCCAGCGTGCTGGGGCTCCTTAAGACAGTGGCTGGGTGGGATGAGTTCCTGCCGGTGCTGCTTTTGGGTGAAATTTCTTCCGCGGAGTTCCCTGAGGACCTGCGTCGTCGTGTGCTCTCCAACCTGGAGATGCCGCCAAGCTACAGCCAGCTGCTCGATTCGCTGCACCGTGCCCAGGTCTATCGCGAGATGTATGACCAGGCCCGCGAGCGCGGTCGCCAGCGCGAGCCCAACCTGTTCCGCAGCCTGGTCGGTACCAGCCGTGCCATCCAGCACGTGCGGCAGATGATGCAGCAGGTGGCCGACACCGACGCCAGCGTGTTGATCCTCGGCGAGTCCGGCACTGGCAAGGAAGTGGTGGCGCGTAACCTGCACTACCATTCCAAACGTCGCGAAGCGCCGTTCGTGCCGGTCAACTGCGGGGCGATCCCGGCGGAGTTGCTCGAGAGCGAACTGTTCGGCCACGAGAAGGGCGCCTTCACCGGTGCGATCACCAGCCGTGCCGGGCGCTTCGAGCTGGCCAACGGCGGTACCCTGTTCCTCGACGAGATCGGCGACATGCCGTTGCCGATGCAGGTCAAGCTGCTGCGGGTGTTGCAGGAGCGTACTTTCGAGCGCGTGGGTAGCAACAAGACCCAGAGCATCGATGTGCGCATCATCGCCGCCACGCACAAGAACCTCGAGACCATGATCGAGGACGGCACCTTCCGCGAAGACCTGTATTACCGGCTGAACGTGTTCCCCATCGAGATGGCGCCATTGCGTGAGCGGGTGGAAGACATCCCGCTGCTGATGAACGAGCTGATCTCGCGCATGGAGCACGAGAAGCGCGGCTCGATCCGCTTCAATTCCGCTTCGATCATGTCGCTGTGCCGCCACGGCTGGCCAGGCAACGTCCGTGAACTGGCCAACCTGGTGGAGCGCATGGCGATCATGCATCCGTATGGGGTGATCGGGGTGGCGGAGTTGCCGAAGAAGTTCCGCTATGTCGACGATGAGGACGAGCAGTTGGTTGACAGCCTGCGTTCCGATCTCGAGGAGCGCGTGGCGATCAACGGGCATACGCCGAACTTCGCCAGTCACGCCATGCTGCCGCCTGAGGGGCTGGACCTGAAGGACTACCTCGGCAGCCTGGAGCAGGGGCTGATCCAGCAGGCGCTGGACGATGCCAACGGTATCGTTGCCCGCGCCGCCGAGCGCCTGCGCATCCGTCGCACCACCTTGGTGGAAAAGATGCGCAAGTACGGCATGAGTCGCCAGGGCGGCGAGGACCAGGCCGACGACTGA
- a CDS encoding flagellar protein FliT, producing the protein MSSALQRFEETQDALRDALAARDWEAIRALDENCRTCIDDMLNAPSLDEALVKERLEGLLEVYRDLLDATIGERQAIADEMTQIKQAKNASKVYHLFS; encoded by the coding sequence ATGAGCAGCGCGCTGCAACGTTTCGAAGAAACTCAGGACGCCTTGCGCGATGCGCTGGCCGCGCGCGACTGGGAAGCCATTCGCGCGCTCGACGAGAACTGCCGGACCTGCATCGACGATATGCTCAATGCGCCGAGCCTGGACGAGGCGCTGGTCAAGGAGCGGCTGGAAGGCTTGCTGGAGGTGTACCGCGACCTGCTCGACGCCACCATTGGCGAGCGCCAGGCAATCGCCGATGAGATGACCCAGATCAAGCAAGCAAAGAATGCGTCGAAGGTTTACCATTTATTCAGTTAA
- the fliS gene encoding flagellar export chaperone FliS, with amino-acid sequence MNPMRALRQYQKVNSHAQISEATPHRLVQMLMEGGLDRMAQAKGALARGDIAEKGLMLGKAIDIIIGLNDGLDAQKSQDPAYIEQLSSLYAYMTNRLMQANIDNDPAIIDEVAQLLITVKSGWDAIADAQPNG; translated from the coding sequence ATGAACCCCATGAGAGCCCTTCGTCAGTACCAGAAGGTCAATTCCCATGCCCAGATTTCCGAAGCAACGCCCCATCGCTTGGTGCAGATGCTGATGGAGGGTGGGCTCGATCGCATGGCCCAGGCCAAAGGTGCGCTGGCCCGTGGCGACATCGCCGAGAAAGGCCTGATGCTGGGCAAGGCGATCGATATCATCATCGGCCTGAACGATGGCCTCGATGCGCAGAAGAGCCAGGATCCGGCCTACATCGAGCAGCTGTCGAGCCTGTACGCCTACATGACCAATCGCCTGATGCAGGCCAATATCGACAACGACCCGGCGATCATCGACGAGGTCGCGCAATTGCTGATCACCGTGAAAAGCGGCTGGGATGCGATTGCCGATGCACAGCCAAACGGCTGA
- the fliD gene encoding flagellar filament capping protein FliD translates to MAGTTVSGIGSGIDTQAIVKSLVDAQKAPKQAQINTQTLKATTTLSSIGKIQAALDAFRGALTSMTNDNSFGGLALKSSDEKVATITAGAGAANGSFNLQVEQLASASKVSTKVYAGGANSVVNAGTSATTLTITQNGKAHDVSIPPGATLQQVREAINSQFGTAGLSANVLTDASGSRLVITSNKMGVGSDITLSGNSGIDTGYTVVDEPKNAKYKLDGIAMESKSNDISDAVSGLNIKLVGVSAKEKDGTDLVKTTLSLTTSATALKSGLKGFIDSYNALMKVINAETRVTKNADGTMTPAALTGDASMRALMSSIREEMNALSGNGTMKSLAAFGVTSSQDGGLLSLDDKKWDKAAATNAADLTSIFNGKDGMLARLQKVTEPYAKASTGTLAERSKTLSESLTKLKTEQDTLDARMEALRISLQDKYNNMDTLVTQLRQQQNNVLGTLNALNNAKSDK, encoded by the coding sequence ATGGCAGGTACAACAGTCAGCGGTATCGGATCGGGCATCGATACCCAGGCGATTGTGAAGTCCCTGGTGGACGCGCAGAAGGCGCCGAAGCAGGCACAGATCAATACCCAGACACTGAAGGCAACCACCACGTTGTCCTCTATCGGCAAGATCCAGGCGGCGCTGGACGCCTTCCGTGGCGCCTTGACCAGCATGACCAACGACAATAGCTTCGGTGGTCTGGCACTGAAGTCCTCGGACGAGAAGGTCGCGACCATTACCGCAGGGGCGGGGGCAGCCAACGGCTCGTTCAACCTGCAGGTGGAGCAACTGGCCTCTGCCTCCAAGGTCTCCACCAAGGTATACGCTGGTGGGGCGAATAGCGTGGTCAATGCTGGTACTTCCGCGACCACGTTGACCATCACCCAGAATGGCAAGGCCCATGACGTGAGCATTCCACCGGGGGCCACGTTGCAGCAAGTGCGTGAGGCCATCAACAGCCAGTTCGGGACTGCGGGGTTGAGCGCCAACGTTCTGACCGATGCCTCGGGTTCGCGTCTGGTGATCACATCCAACAAGATGGGTGTAGGGTCCGATATCACCTTGTCGGGTAACTCCGGCATTGATACGGGCTACACCGTTGTCGATGAGCCCAAGAATGCCAAGTACAAGCTCGATGGCATTGCCATGGAGTCCAAGAGCAACGACATCAGTGATGCGGTCAGTGGCTTGAACATCAAGCTGGTCGGGGTCTCAGCCAAGGAAAAGGACGGCACCGATCTCGTCAAGACCACGCTGTCGCTGACCACCAGCGCCACCGCGCTGAAGTCGGGCCTGAAGGGGTTCATCGACAGCTATAACGCCTTGATGAAGGTCATCAATGCGGAAACCCGCGTGACCAAGAACGCCGATGGCACCATGACGCCGGCAGCGCTGACCGGTGATGCCTCGATGCGCGCCTTGATGTCCTCGATCCGCGAAGAAATGAACGCGCTGTCCGGCAATGGCACCATGAAGTCGCTGGCCGCGTTCGGCGTCACCTCGTCCCAGGACGGTGGCCTGCTGAGCCTGGACGACAAGAAGTGGGACAAGGCCGCGGCCACCAATGCCGCTGACCTGACCAGCATCTTCAATGGCAAGGACGGCATGCTCGCGCGTCTGCAGAAGGTCACCGAGCCCTACGCCAAGGCCAGCACCGGCACCCTCGCCGAGCGCTCCAAGACGCTGTCCGAGAGCCTGACCAAGCTAAAGACCGAGCAGGATACCCTGGATGCCCGCATGGAAGCCCTGCGCATCAGCCTGCAGGACAAGTACAACAACATGGATACCCTGGTCACCCAGCTGCGTCAGCAGCAGAACAACGTGCTGGGCACGCTCAACGCGCTGAACAACGCCAAGAGCGACAAATAA
- a CDS encoding flagellar protein FlaG, with the protein MDMSVKLNQVYPAVPPQAVAVVKEPLAPAKVQEAAAADDKPHTREDLEKAVGEIRDFVQSSQRKLDFSIDDSTGRVVVKVIATESGDVIRQLPSETALKLAQSLSEAGSLLFDGKA; encoded by the coding sequence ATGGACATGAGTGTCAAGCTGAACCAGGTGTATCCTGCGGTGCCGCCCCAGGCGGTAGCTGTTGTGAAGGAGCCACTGGCGCCTGCCAAGGTGCAGGAGGCAGCGGCTGCGGATGACAAGCCGCATACCCGCGAAGACCTGGAAAAGGCGGTTGGCGAAATCCGTGATTTCGTCCAGTCGAGCCAGCGCAAGCTGGATTTTTCCATTGATGATTCCACCGGCCGGGTCGTGGTCAAGGTGATCGCCACCGAATCGGGTGACGTGATTCGCCAACTCCCGTCGGAAACCGCGCTGAAGCTGGCACAAAGCCTCAGCGAAGCCGGCAGCCTGCTGTTCGACGGCAAGGCATAG
- a CDS encoding flagellin, giving the protein MALTVNTNIASVTTQVNLNKASTAQTTSMQRLSSGLRINSAKDDAAGLQIANRLTSQINGLGQAVKNANDGISIAQTAEGAMQASTDILQKMRTLALSSATGSLSADDRKSNNDEYQALTAELNRISATTTFGGQKLLDGSYGTKAIQVGANANETINLTLENVAASNIGSQQIKSVAITPNDTGVKAGTITVTGNGQTKDVTVAAGDSAKKIAANMNGAIGGLTATASTEVKLEVDKAAIAASTTKSANFTLDVGGQSVKIVGATDTAGLADQLKSNAAKLGISVNYDESNGALSIKSDTGENITFKSSDAGAKDGIKVNTRDGAGNYAAAGTALDDTKDIIATGAVSLDSAKGYALNGAGVDSLFAAAGTTAATSTKTTISNTDVTDATKAQNALAVIDKAIGSIDSVRSGLGATQNRLTTTVDNLQNIQKNSTAARSTVQDVDFASETAELTKQQTLQQASTAILSQANQLPSSVLKLLQ; this is encoded by the coding sequence ATGGCTTTAACTGTAAACACCAACATTGCTTCGGTTACTACTCAGGTTAACCTGAACAAGGCCAGCACTGCCCAGACCACTTCGATGCAGCGCCTGTCTTCCGGCCTGCGCATCAACAGCGCCAAAGACGACGCTGCCGGCCTGCAGATCGCCAACCGTCTGACCAGCCAGATCAACGGCCTGGGCCAGGCAGTCAAGAACGCCAACGACGGTATCTCGATCGCCCAGACCGCCGAAGGCGCCATGCAGGCTTCGACCGACATCCTGCAGAAAATGCGTACCCTGGCCCTGTCCTCGGCCACTGGCTCCCTGAGCGCCGACGACCGTAAGTCGAACAACGACGAATACCAGGCTCTGACCGCCGAGCTGAACCGTATTTCCGCTACCACCACCTTCGGTGGCCAGAAGCTGCTGGACGGTTCGTACGGCACCAAGGCCATCCAGGTCGGCGCCAACGCCAACGAAACCATCAACCTGACTCTGGAAAACGTTGCTGCCAGCAACATCGGTTCCCAGCAGATCAAGAGCGTCGCCATCACCCCTAACGACACTGGCGTCAAGGCTGGTACCATCACCGTTACCGGTAACGGCCAGACCAAAGACGTAACCGTCGCTGCTGGTGATTCGGCCAAGAAGATCGCTGCCAACATGAACGGCGCCATCGGTGGCCTGACCGCTACCGCCAGCACCGAAGTCAAGCTGGAAGTGGATAAAGCCGCTATCGCTGCTTCCACTACCAAGTCGGCTAACTTCACTCTGGATGTTGGTGGCCAGTCGGTCAAGATCGTTGGTGCTACCGATACTGCAGGTCTGGCTGACCAGCTCAAGTCCAACGCTGCCAAGCTGGGCATCAGCGTCAACTATGACGAGTCGAACGGTGCGCTGTCGATCAAATCCGATACTGGTGAGAACATCACGTTCAAAAGCAGCGATGCCGGTGCTAAAGATGGCATCAAGGTTAACACCCGTGACGGCGCTGGTAACTACGCTGCCGCTGGCACCGCTCTGGATGATACCAAAGACATCATCGCCACTGGCGCTGTGTCCCTGGACTCCGCCAAGGGCTACGCTCTGAACGGTGCTGGTGTTGATAGTCTGTTCGCTGCTGCTGGTACCACCGCAGCCACTTCGACCAAAACCACCATCTCCAACACCGACGTCACCGACGCTACCAAGGCCCAAAACGCCCTGGCCGTCATCGACAAGGCCATTGGTTCGATCGACAGCGTCCGTTCTGGCCTGGGTGCTACCCAGAACCGTCTGACCACCACCGTCGACAACCTGCAGAACATCCAGAAGAACTCCACCGCTGCCCGTTCCACCGTGCAGGACGTGGACTTCGCTTCGGAAACTGCTGAGCTGACCAAGCAGCAGACCCTGCAGCAGGCTTCGACCGCGATCCTGTCGCAGGCTAACCAGCTGCCTTCCTCGGTCCTGAAACTGCTTCAGTAA
- a CDS encoding ketoacyl-ACP synthase III, with translation MIGIKSIASYVPTAGLDNYVQGAKFGKDEAFMFGKIGASFLPRKAEEQETSDLCVEAARALFANNPELDPQSIDVLIVVTQNGDEEGLPHTAAIVQDKLGLSTRVAAFDVSLGCSGYVYGLYAIKGFMQAAGLKNGLLITADPYSKIVDPEDRNTTMLFGDAATATWMGENAVWQLGEARFGTDGSGAEHLKVSDGTFFMNGRQVFNFALVKVPAHLHELLEASGLQSADIDAFCIHQGSAAIVDAVARRFEEQHPEKFVKDMLETGNTVSSSVPLLLQKHMLDSSWKRVAISGFGVGLSWGSAILYRA, from the coding sequence ATGATTGGCATCAAAAGCATTGCGAGTTATGTGCCCACCGCTGGCCTGGACAACTACGTCCAGGGTGCGAAGTTCGGCAAGGACGAAGCGTTCATGTTCGGCAAGATCGGCGCCTCGTTCCTGCCGCGCAAGGCCGAAGAGCAGGAAACCTCCGACCTGTGCGTCGAGGCCGCCCGGGCCCTGTTCGCCAACAACCCCGAGCTTGACCCGCAGTCGATCGACGTGCTGATCGTGGTCACCCAGAACGGTGACGAAGAAGGGCTGCCGCACACGGCGGCAATCGTCCAGGACAAGCTGGGCCTGTCCACCCGCGTGGCGGCCTTCGATGTGTCGCTGGGCTGCTCCGGCTATGTCTACGGCCTGTATGCGATCAAAGGCTTCATGCAGGCGGCCGGGCTGAAGAACGGCCTGCTGATCACCGCCGACCCGTATTCGAAGATCGTCGATCCGGAAGACCGCAACACCACCATGCTGTTCGGCGATGCCGCCACCGCTACCTGGATGGGCGAGAACGCCGTCTGGCAGCTGGGCGAGGCGCGCTTCGGCACCGACGGTTCCGGTGCCGAGCACCTGAAGGTCAGCGATGGCACCTTCTTCATGAACGGTCGCCAGGTGTTCAACTTCGCCCTGGTCAAGGTGCCGGCGCACCTGCACGAGCTGCTCGAGGCCAGTGGCTTGCAGTCGGCGGACATCGACGCGTTCTGCATCCACCAGGGCAGTGCCGCCATTGTCGATGCCGTGGCGCGCCGCTTTGAGGAGCAGCACCCGGAGAAATTCGTCAAGGACATGCTCGAGACTGGCAATACCGTGTCGTCCAGCGTGCCGTTGCTGTTGCAGAAGCACATGCTCGACAGCAGCTGGAAGCGCGTGGCCATCAGTGGATTTGGTGTCGGCTTGTCGTGGGGCTCGGCGATCCTGTATCGGGCTTGA